In Triplophysa rosa linkage group LG18, Trosa_1v2, whole genome shotgun sequence, a genomic segment contains:
- the tomm22 gene encoding mitochondrial import receptor subunit TOM22 homolog: MASIQELSPESGRVETRIPEDEIEGDDEELDETLLERLWGLTEMFPESLRSAAEGSAQCSMSVAKKLYSFSRSALWVGTTSFMILVLPVVFETERLQLEQQQLQQQRQILLGPNAGMSGGMPGMMPPAPGKL, from the exons ATGGCGTCAATCCAGGAGCTCTCTCCGGAATCGGGCCGTGTGGAGACACGAATCCCTGAAGATGAGATCGAAGGAGATGATGAAGAG TTGGATGAAACATTGCTGGAGAGACTCTGGGGGCTAACTGAGATGTTTCCAGAATCACTGCGATCAGCAGCTGAAGGATCTGCACAGTGTTCGATGTCTGTAGCAAAAAAACTGTACAG TTTTTCCCGCTCGGCTCTATGGGTCGGTACAACGTCCTTTATGATTCTGGTTCTGCCAGTTGTCTTTGAGACAGAAAGGTTACAGCTAGAACAACAACAGTTACAACAGCAGAGACAG ATTTTGTTAGGTCCAAATGCTGGCATGTCTGGAGGAATGCCTGGAATGATGCCTCCTGCTCCTGGAAAGCTCTGA